The following are encoded together in the Oryzias melastigma strain HK-1 linkage group LG17, ASM292280v2, whole genome shotgun sequence genome:
- the abi1b gene encoding abl interactor 1b isoform X4 produces MAELQMLLEEEIPAGKRALVESYQNLSRVAEYCENNYVQAQDKKKALEETKAYTTQSLASVAYQINALANNVLQLLDIQASQLRRMESSINHISQTVDIHKEKVARREIGILTTNKNTSRTHKIIAPGNMERPVRYIRKPIDYTLLDDVGHGVKQHGNNAAGRGGTISRTNPPSQKPPSPPMAGRGTLGRNTPYKTLEPVKPPVVPNDYMTSPARLGNQNSPARTASLNQRPRTHSGSSGGSGGRENSGGSGVGIPLAVPTPSPPSMGQVVTSSAAVPQGPGLGPIPMSQFGTISRQISRHNSSTTSSASMVSATGTYRRAPSVSSQQPHINGGPAFSQNSVTDSPAPPPPPPPEDVGVFEDPAPPPPPPPVDYEEEDAAVVHYSDPYADGDPHWAPKAYLEKVVAIYDYTKDKEDELSFMEGAIIYIIKKNDDGWFEGVCNGVTGLFPGNYVESIMHYAD; encoded by the exons ATGGCAGAGCTACAAATGCTATTAGAGGAGGAAATCCCTGCCGGTAAAAGAGCGCTCGTGGAAAGCTACCAGAATCTGTCGCGGGTAGCGGAATACTGTGAAAACAATTATGTTCAG GCTCAAGACAAAAAGAAAGCCCTGGAGGAGACCAAAGCCTACACCACCCAGTCTCTGGCCAGTGTTGCCTACCAAATCAATGCCTTAGCAAACAATgtgttgcagctgctggacaTCCAGGCCTCGCAGCTGCGCCGCATGGAATCCTCCATCAACCACATCTCCCAG ACTGTGGACATTCACAAGGAGAAAGTAGCACGTCGAGAAATTGGCATCCTGACCACAAATAAGAACACTTCCCGAACTCACAAGATCATTGCCCCGGGAAACATGGAGCGGCCGGTGCGCTACATCCGGAAACCCATCGACTACACCCTGCTGGATGATGTGGGACACGGTGTCAAA CAACATGGAAACAATGCAGCAGGCCGAGGAGGGACCATTTCCAGAACTAACCCACCCTCGCAGAAACCTCCTAGCCCTCCAATGGCAGGTCGTGGCACACTTGG ACGTAACACTCCCTACAAGACATTGGAGCCTGTTAAGCCTCCAGTGGTGCCTAACGACTACATGACGAGCCCAGCCAGACTGGGCAACCAGAACAGTCCTGCACGCACAGCTTCGCTCAACCAGAGGCCAAGGACGCACAG TGGCAGCAGTGGTGGGAGCGGTGGCAGGGAGAACAGTGGAGGCAGTGGAGTCGGCATTCCTCTTGCAGTTCCCACCCCGTCTCCTCCCAGTATGGGACAAG TGGTCACATCCTCAGCTGCTGTGCCTCAGGGCCCCGGCTTGGGCCCCATCCCAATGTCCCAGTTTGGTACCATCTCCCGTCAGATTTCCCGCCACAACTCATCTACGACCTCCTCTGCCTCCATGGTGTCAGCCACCGGCACTTACCGCCGGGCCCCCTCTGTTTCCTCCCAGCAGCCGCACATCAACGGGGGTCCAGCGTTCTCACAGAACTCAG TAACAGACAGCCCAGCGCCGCCGCCTCCCCCTCCTCCAGAGGACGTGGGTGTGTTTGAGGATCCCGCCCCGcccccacctcctccacctgttGACTACGAGGAGGAAGACGCTGCTGTGGTCCACTATAGTGATCCCTACGCTGATGGAGACCCCCACTGGGCCCCCAAGGCGTACTTAGAGAAAG ttGTGGCCATCTACGACTACACGAAGGATAAGGAGGACGAGCTGTCCTTCATGGAAGGAGCCATCATTTACATCATTAAAAAGAACGACGACGGCTGGTTTGAAGGCGTCTGCAACGGCGTCACGGGACTTTTTCCTGGAAACTACGTCGAATCAATCATGCACTATGCCGactaa
- the LOC112147692 gene encoding acyl-CoA-binding domain-containing protein 5 isoform X2 → MSSLLGLSMAQEEEDDYSLEGKFSAAVKVVQSLPVEGSFQPSDDMMLMFYSYYKQATAGPCNFPRPIGFWDSNSKAKWDAWSSLGNMTKEEAMKNYIEAIQLILETVPISDEVSQLVQKLGNFYTEVDGDDVEENAVDSRPFTRPFADHQGFGDLWDDIQNIQEEGTDSPVPSVSSEEAEGSKESSHVEQDSDWRIEDDGDEDFSMSKEEEIIDWNPDARLLTVDNRGWRSGAKGSGSSVAPSMSSFTNGTHSSLNSEVEEEELICSIEPCAHYDPYMQFNGCLSSHMGVASDRNHRSTDSDNEEFCDSMEHLAMEERLPSSRGQSPGSGAATVRPNDLWFESNTTLKGADDEVLIVFTPSKHSNSLSRRENTSLSPKPLCKSRDAACGCELHPVRASRENVNEQIAVALLRLQRDMASALHRLHTLEELARSQSRSPSPRLKDFQLVTRNILFLRPSWWPFDVCPLTAVLTVFWPLVSHWLVKLYLQRRRRKIP, encoded by the exons ATGTCATCCTTGCTTGGGCTCAGCATGGcgcaggaagaggaggacgatTACAGCCTGGAGGGGAAATTCAGTGCCGCAGTTAAAGTGGTCCAGAGTTTGCCTGTGGAAG GTTCTTTCCAGCCTTCTGATGACATGATGTTAATGTTCTATAGTTACTACAAGCAAGCCACTGCAGGACCCTGCAATTTCCCCAGACCTATTGGCTTTTGGGACAGCAACAGCAAAGCTAAATG GGATGCATGGAGCTCTCTGGGAAACATGACAAAGGAGGAAGCCATGAAGAATTACATTGAAGCCATCCAGCTG ATTTTGGAGACTGTACCGATCTCAGATGAGGTGTCGCAACTGGTTCAGAAGCTCGGTAATTTCTACACCGAGGTCGACGGAGATGACGTTGAAGAAAACGCAGTGGACAGCCGACCCTTCACCAGGCCATTTGCAGATCATCAAG GCTTTGGGGATCTTTGGGATGATATACAAAACATCCAGGAGGAGGGCACGGACAGCCCCGTGCCGAGTGTCAGCAGTGAGGAGGCAGAGGGAAGTAAAGAAAGTAGTCATGTGGAGCAGGATAGTGATTGGAGGATTGAGGACGATGGAGATGAAGACTTCAGTATGAGCAAAGAGGAGGAAATCATAG ATTGGAATCCAGACGCTCGGCTTTTAACGGTAGACAACAGAGGATGGAGGTCTGGCGCCAAAGGCTCAGGCAGCAGTGTGGCGCCCAGCATGTCCTCCTTCACCAACGGGACTCACAGCTCTCTCAACAgtgaggtggaggaggaggagctcatCTGTTCTATAGAGCCTTGTGCACACTATGATCCTTACATGCAGTTTAACGGATGCTTAAGCA GTCACATGGGTGTTGCCTCCGACAGGAACCATCGATCCACAGACTCTGATAATGAGGAATTCTGTGACTCAATGGAGCATCTAGCAATGGAGGAG CGGCTGCCTTCGTCCAGAGGACAGTCTCCTGGATCAGGCGCTGCCACAGTGAGGCCAAATGATCTGTGGTTCGAGAGCAACACAACCCTGAAGGGTGCAGACGATGAGGTTCTGATTGTGTTTACACCTAGCAAACACAGCAACTCTTTGTCGAGAAGAGAAAAca CATCACTGTCACCGAAACCTCTGTGCAAGAGCAGAGATGCTGCATGTGGTTGTGAGCTGCATCCTGTCAGAGCTTCTAGGGAAAACGTCAATGAACAAATAGCAGTGGCTCTGCTGAGGCTGCAGCGTGACATGGCCAGCGCCCTGCACAGGCTGCACACTCTGGAGGAGCTGGCTCGGTCACAG TCAAGGTCACCCTCACCAAGGCTGAAAGACTTTCAACTGGTTACACGAAATATCTTG tttttgaGGCCGTCTTGGTGGCCGTTTGACGTCTGTCCTCTCACAGCCGTTCTGACTGTATTCTGGCCTCTAGTTTCCCATTGGCTTGTCAAGCTTTATCTACAGCGTAGAAGAAG GAAAATTCCATGA
- the abi1b gene encoding abl interactor 1b isoform X1: MAELQMLLEEEIPAGKRALVESYQNLSRVAEYCENNYVQAQDKKKALEETKAYTTQSLASVAYQINALANNVLQLLDIQASQLRRMESSINHISQTVDIHKEKVARREIGILTTNKNTSRTHKIIAPGNMERPVRYIRKPIDYTLLDDVGHGVKWLKAKQHGNNAAGRGGTISRTNPPSQKPPSPPMAGRGTLGRNTPYKTLEPVKPPVVPNDYMTSPARLGNQNSPARTASLNQRPRTHSGSSGGSGGRENSGGSGVGIPLAVPTPSPPSMGQVVTSSAAVPQGPGLGPIPMSQFGTISRQISRHNSSTTSSASMVSATGTYRRAPSVSSQQPHINGGPAFSQNSVSVAPPPPPPVVQLTPQIPLTGFVARMQESITDSPAPPPPPPPEDVGVFEDPAPPPPPPPVDYEEEDAAVVHYSDPYADGDPHWAPKAYLEKVVAIYDYTKDKEDELSFMEGAIIYIIKKNDDGWFEGVCNGVTGLFPGNYVESIMHYAD, encoded by the exons ATGGCAGAGCTACAAATGCTATTAGAGGAGGAAATCCCTGCCGGTAAAAGAGCGCTCGTGGAAAGCTACCAGAATCTGTCGCGGGTAGCGGAATACTGTGAAAACAATTATGTTCAG GCTCAAGACAAAAAGAAAGCCCTGGAGGAGACCAAAGCCTACACCACCCAGTCTCTGGCCAGTGTTGCCTACCAAATCAATGCCTTAGCAAACAATgtgttgcagctgctggacaTCCAGGCCTCGCAGCTGCGCCGCATGGAATCCTCCATCAACCACATCTCCCAG ACTGTGGACATTCACAAGGAGAAAGTAGCACGTCGAGAAATTGGCATCCTGACCACAAATAAGAACACTTCCCGAACTCACAAGATCATTGCCCCGGGAAACATGGAGCGGCCGGTGCGCTACATCCGGAAACCCATCGACTACACCCTGCTGGATGATGTGGGACACGGTGTCAAA TGGCTCAAAGCCAAG CAACATGGAAACAATGCAGCAGGCCGAGGAGGGACCATTTCCAGAACTAACCCACCCTCGCAGAAACCTCCTAGCCCTCCAATGGCAGGTCGTGGCACACTTGG ACGTAACACTCCCTACAAGACATTGGAGCCTGTTAAGCCTCCAGTGGTGCCTAACGACTACATGACGAGCCCAGCCAGACTGGGCAACCAGAACAGTCCTGCACGCACAGCTTCGCTCAACCAGAGGCCAAGGACGCACAG TGGCAGCAGTGGTGGGAGCGGTGGCAGGGAGAACAGTGGAGGCAGTGGAGTCGGCATTCCTCTTGCAGTTCCCACCCCGTCTCCTCCCAGTATGGGACAAG TGGTCACATCCTCAGCTGCTGTGCCTCAGGGCCCCGGCTTGGGCCCCATCCCAATGTCCCAGTTTGGTACCATCTCCCGTCAGATTTCCCGCCACAACTCATCTACGACCTCCTCTGCCTCCATGGTGTCAGCCACCGGCACTTACCGCCGGGCCCCCTCTGTTTCCTCCCAGCAGCCGCACATCAACGGGGGTCCAGCGTTCTCACAGAACTCAG TGTCTGTggctcctccacctcctcctcctgtggTCCAGCTGACCCCTCAGATCCCTCTGACTGGCTTTGTGGCCAGAATGCAGGAGAGCA TAACAGACAGCCCAGCGCCGCCGCCTCCCCCTCCTCCAGAGGACGTGGGTGTGTTTGAGGATCCCGCCCCGcccccacctcctccacctgttGACTACGAGGAGGAAGACGCTGCTGTGGTCCACTATAGTGATCCCTACGCTGATGGAGACCCCCACTGGGCCCCCAAGGCGTACTTAGAGAAAG ttGTGGCCATCTACGACTACACGAAGGATAAGGAGGACGAGCTGTCCTTCATGGAAGGAGCCATCATTTACATCATTAAAAAGAACGACGACGGCTGGTTTGAAGGCGTCTGCAACGGCGTCACGGGACTTTTTCCTGGAAACTACGTCGAATCAATCATGCACTATGCCGactaa
- the LOC112147692 gene encoding acyl-CoA-binding domain-containing protein 5 isoform X1 — MSSLLGLSMAQEEEDDYSLEGKFSAAVKVVQSLPVEGSFQPSDDMMLMFYSYYKQATAGPCNFPRPIGFWDSNSKAKWDAWSSLGNMTKEEAMKNYIEAIQLILETVPISDEVSQLVQKLGNFYTEVDGDDVEENAVDSRPFTRPFADHQGFGDLWDDIQNIQEEGTDSPVPSVSSEEAEGSKESSHVEQDSDWRIEDDGDEDFSMSKEEEIIDWNPDARLLTVDNRGWRSGAKGSGSSVAPSMSSFTNGTHSSLNSEVEEEELICSIEPCAHYDPYMQFNGCLSSHMGVASDRNHRSTDSDNEEFCDSMEHLAMEERLPSSRGQSPGSGAATVRPNDLWFESNTTLKGADDEVLIVFTPSKHSNSLSRRENTSLSPKPLCKSRDAACGCELHPVRASRENVNEQIAVALLRLQRDMASALHRLHTLEELARSQVKEQTSRSPSPRLKDFQLVTRNILFLRPSWWPFDVCPLTAVLTVFWPLVSHWLVKLYLQRRRRKIP; from the exons ATGTCATCCTTGCTTGGGCTCAGCATGGcgcaggaagaggaggacgatTACAGCCTGGAGGGGAAATTCAGTGCCGCAGTTAAAGTGGTCCAGAGTTTGCCTGTGGAAG GTTCTTTCCAGCCTTCTGATGACATGATGTTAATGTTCTATAGTTACTACAAGCAAGCCACTGCAGGACCCTGCAATTTCCCCAGACCTATTGGCTTTTGGGACAGCAACAGCAAAGCTAAATG GGATGCATGGAGCTCTCTGGGAAACATGACAAAGGAGGAAGCCATGAAGAATTACATTGAAGCCATCCAGCTG ATTTTGGAGACTGTACCGATCTCAGATGAGGTGTCGCAACTGGTTCAGAAGCTCGGTAATTTCTACACCGAGGTCGACGGAGATGACGTTGAAGAAAACGCAGTGGACAGCCGACCCTTCACCAGGCCATTTGCAGATCATCAAG GCTTTGGGGATCTTTGGGATGATATACAAAACATCCAGGAGGAGGGCACGGACAGCCCCGTGCCGAGTGTCAGCAGTGAGGAGGCAGAGGGAAGTAAAGAAAGTAGTCATGTGGAGCAGGATAGTGATTGGAGGATTGAGGACGATGGAGATGAAGACTTCAGTATGAGCAAAGAGGAGGAAATCATAG ATTGGAATCCAGACGCTCGGCTTTTAACGGTAGACAACAGAGGATGGAGGTCTGGCGCCAAAGGCTCAGGCAGCAGTGTGGCGCCCAGCATGTCCTCCTTCACCAACGGGACTCACAGCTCTCTCAACAgtgaggtggaggaggaggagctcatCTGTTCTATAGAGCCTTGTGCACACTATGATCCTTACATGCAGTTTAACGGATGCTTAAGCA GTCACATGGGTGTTGCCTCCGACAGGAACCATCGATCCACAGACTCTGATAATGAGGAATTCTGTGACTCAATGGAGCATCTAGCAATGGAGGAG CGGCTGCCTTCGTCCAGAGGACAGTCTCCTGGATCAGGCGCTGCCACAGTGAGGCCAAATGATCTGTGGTTCGAGAGCAACACAACCCTGAAGGGTGCAGACGATGAGGTTCTGATTGTGTTTACACCTAGCAAACACAGCAACTCTTTGTCGAGAAGAGAAAAca CATCACTGTCACCGAAACCTCTGTGCAAGAGCAGAGATGCTGCATGTGGTTGTGAGCTGCATCCTGTCAGAGCTTCTAGGGAAAACGTCAATGAACAAATAGCAGTGGCTCTGCTGAGGCTGCAGCGTGACATGGCCAGCGCCCTGCACAGGCTGCACACTCTGGAGGAGCTGGCTCGGTCACAGGTGAAGGAACAGACG TCAAGGTCACCCTCACCAAGGCTGAAAGACTTTCAACTGGTTACACGAAATATCTTG tttttgaGGCCGTCTTGGTGGCCGTTTGACGTCTGTCCTCTCACAGCCGTTCTGACTGTATTCTGGCCTCTAGTTTCCCATTGGCTTGTCAAGCTTTATCTACAGCGTAGAAGAAG GAAAATTCCATGA
- the abi1b gene encoding abl interactor 1b isoform X3, which translates to MAELQMLLEEEIPAGKRALVESYQNLSRVAEYCENNYVQAQDKKKALEETKAYTTQSLASVAYQINALANNVLQLLDIQASQLRRMESSINHISQTVDIHKEKVARREIGILTTNKNTSRTHKIIAPGNMERPVRYIRKPIDYTLLDDVGHGVKWLKAKQHGNNAAGRGGTISRTNPPSQKPPSPPMAGRGTLGRNTPYKTLEPVKPPVVPNDYMTSPARLGNQNSPARTASLNQRPRTHSGSSGGSGGRENSGGSGVGIPLAVPTPSPPSMGQVVTSSAAVPQGPGLGPIPMSQFGTISRQISRHNSSTTSSASMVSATGTYRRAPSVSSQQPHINGGPAFSQNSVTDSPAPPPPPPPEDVGVFEDPAPPPPPPPVDYEEEDAAVVHYSDPYADGDPHWAPKAYLEKVVAIYDYTKDKEDELSFMEGAIIYIIKKNDDGWFEGVCNGVTGLFPGNYVESIMHYAD; encoded by the exons ATGGCAGAGCTACAAATGCTATTAGAGGAGGAAATCCCTGCCGGTAAAAGAGCGCTCGTGGAAAGCTACCAGAATCTGTCGCGGGTAGCGGAATACTGTGAAAACAATTATGTTCAG GCTCAAGACAAAAAGAAAGCCCTGGAGGAGACCAAAGCCTACACCACCCAGTCTCTGGCCAGTGTTGCCTACCAAATCAATGCCTTAGCAAACAATgtgttgcagctgctggacaTCCAGGCCTCGCAGCTGCGCCGCATGGAATCCTCCATCAACCACATCTCCCAG ACTGTGGACATTCACAAGGAGAAAGTAGCACGTCGAGAAATTGGCATCCTGACCACAAATAAGAACACTTCCCGAACTCACAAGATCATTGCCCCGGGAAACATGGAGCGGCCGGTGCGCTACATCCGGAAACCCATCGACTACACCCTGCTGGATGATGTGGGACACGGTGTCAAA TGGCTCAAAGCCAAG CAACATGGAAACAATGCAGCAGGCCGAGGAGGGACCATTTCCAGAACTAACCCACCCTCGCAGAAACCTCCTAGCCCTCCAATGGCAGGTCGTGGCACACTTGG ACGTAACACTCCCTACAAGACATTGGAGCCTGTTAAGCCTCCAGTGGTGCCTAACGACTACATGACGAGCCCAGCCAGACTGGGCAACCAGAACAGTCCTGCACGCACAGCTTCGCTCAACCAGAGGCCAAGGACGCACAG TGGCAGCAGTGGTGGGAGCGGTGGCAGGGAGAACAGTGGAGGCAGTGGAGTCGGCATTCCTCTTGCAGTTCCCACCCCGTCTCCTCCCAGTATGGGACAAG TGGTCACATCCTCAGCTGCTGTGCCTCAGGGCCCCGGCTTGGGCCCCATCCCAATGTCCCAGTTTGGTACCATCTCCCGTCAGATTTCCCGCCACAACTCATCTACGACCTCCTCTGCCTCCATGGTGTCAGCCACCGGCACTTACCGCCGGGCCCCCTCTGTTTCCTCCCAGCAGCCGCACATCAACGGGGGTCCAGCGTTCTCACAGAACTCAG TAACAGACAGCCCAGCGCCGCCGCCTCCCCCTCCTCCAGAGGACGTGGGTGTGTTTGAGGATCCCGCCCCGcccccacctcctccacctgttGACTACGAGGAGGAAGACGCTGCTGTGGTCCACTATAGTGATCCCTACGCTGATGGAGACCCCCACTGGGCCCCCAAGGCGTACTTAGAGAAAG ttGTGGCCATCTACGACTACACGAAGGATAAGGAGGACGAGCTGTCCTTCATGGAAGGAGCCATCATTTACATCATTAAAAAGAACGACGACGGCTGGTTTGAAGGCGTCTGCAACGGCGTCACGGGACTTTTTCCTGGAAACTACGTCGAATCAATCATGCACTATGCCGactaa
- the LOC112147692 gene encoding acyl-CoA-binding domain-containing protein 5 isoform X3 yields MSSLLGLSMAQEEEDDYSLEGKFSAAVKVVQSLPVEGSFQPSDDMMLMFYSYYKQATAGPCNFPRPIGFWDSNSKAKWDAWSSLGNMTKEEAMKNYIEAIQLILETVPISDEVSQLVQKLGNFYTEVDGDDVEENAVDSRPFTRPFADHQDWNPDARLLTVDNRGWRSGAKGSGSSVAPSMSSFTNGTHSSLNSEVEEEELICSIEPCAHYDPYMQFNGCLSSHMGVASDRNHRSTDSDNEEFCDSMEHLAMEERLPSSRGQSPGSGAATVRPNDLWFESNTTLKGADDEVLIVFTPSKHSNSLSRRENTSLSPKPLCKSRDAACGCELHPVRASRENVNEQIAVALLRLQRDMASALHRLHTLEELARSQVKEQTSRSPSPRLKDFQLVTRNILFLRPSWWPFDVCPLTAVLTVFWPLVSHWLVKLYLQRRRRKIP; encoded by the exons ATGTCATCCTTGCTTGGGCTCAGCATGGcgcaggaagaggaggacgatTACAGCCTGGAGGGGAAATTCAGTGCCGCAGTTAAAGTGGTCCAGAGTTTGCCTGTGGAAG GTTCTTTCCAGCCTTCTGATGACATGATGTTAATGTTCTATAGTTACTACAAGCAAGCCACTGCAGGACCCTGCAATTTCCCCAGACCTATTGGCTTTTGGGACAGCAACAGCAAAGCTAAATG GGATGCATGGAGCTCTCTGGGAAACATGACAAAGGAGGAAGCCATGAAGAATTACATTGAAGCCATCCAGCTG ATTTTGGAGACTGTACCGATCTCAGATGAGGTGTCGCAACTGGTTCAGAAGCTCGGTAATTTCTACACCGAGGTCGACGGAGATGACGTTGAAGAAAACGCAGTGGACAGCCGACCCTTCACCAGGCCATTTGCAGATCATCAAG ATTGGAATCCAGACGCTCGGCTTTTAACGGTAGACAACAGAGGATGGAGGTCTGGCGCCAAAGGCTCAGGCAGCAGTGTGGCGCCCAGCATGTCCTCCTTCACCAACGGGACTCACAGCTCTCTCAACAgtgaggtggaggaggaggagctcatCTGTTCTATAGAGCCTTGTGCACACTATGATCCTTACATGCAGTTTAACGGATGCTTAAGCA GTCACATGGGTGTTGCCTCCGACAGGAACCATCGATCCACAGACTCTGATAATGAGGAATTCTGTGACTCAATGGAGCATCTAGCAATGGAGGAG CGGCTGCCTTCGTCCAGAGGACAGTCTCCTGGATCAGGCGCTGCCACAGTGAGGCCAAATGATCTGTGGTTCGAGAGCAACACAACCCTGAAGGGTGCAGACGATGAGGTTCTGATTGTGTTTACACCTAGCAAACACAGCAACTCTTTGTCGAGAAGAGAAAAca CATCACTGTCACCGAAACCTCTGTGCAAGAGCAGAGATGCTGCATGTGGTTGTGAGCTGCATCCTGTCAGAGCTTCTAGGGAAAACGTCAATGAACAAATAGCAGTGGCTCTGCTGAGGCTGCAGCGTGACATGGCCAGCGCCCTGCACAGGCTGCACACTCTGGAGGAGCTGGCTCGGTCACAGGTGAAGGAACAGACG TCAAGGTCACCCTCACCAAGGCTGAAAGACTTTCAACTGGTTACACGAAATATCTTG tttttgaGGCCGTCTTGGTGGCCGTTTGACGTCTGTCCTCTCACAGCCGTTCTGACTGTATTCTGGCCTCTAGTTTCCCATTGGCTTGTCAAGCTTTATCTACAGCGTAGAAGAAG GAAAATTCCATGA
- the abi1b gene encoding abl interactor 1b isoform X2: MAELQMLLEEEIPAGKRALVESYQNLSRVAEYCENNYVQAQDKKKALEETKAYTTQSLASVAYQINALANNVLQLLDIQASQLRRMESSINHISQTVDIHKEKVARREIGILTTNKNTSRTHKIIAPGNMERPVRYIRKPIDYTLLDDVGHGVKQHGNNAAGRGGTISRTNPPSQKPPSPPMAGRGTLGRNTPYKTLEPVKPPVVPNDYMTSPARLGNQNSPARTASLNQRPRTHSGSSGGSGGRENSGGSGVGIPLAVPTPSPPSMGQVVTSSAAVPQGPGLGPIPMSQFGTISRQISRHNSSTTSSASMVSATGTYRRAPSVSSQQPHINGGPAFSQNSVSVAPPPPPPVVQLTPQIPLTGFVARMQESITDSPAPPPPPPPEDVGVFEDPAPPPPPPPVDYEEEDAAVVHYSDPYADGDPHWAPKAYLEKVVAIYDYTKDKEDELSFMEGAIIYIIKKNDDGWFEGVCNGVTGLFPGNYVESIMHYAD; this comes from the exons ATGGCAGAGCTACAAATGCTATTAGAGGAGGAAATCCCTGCCGGTAAAAGAGCGCTCGTGGAAAGCTACCAGAATCTGTCGCGGGTAGCGGAATACTGTGAAAACAATTATGTTCAG GCTCAAGACAAAAAGAAAGCCCTGGAGGAGACCAAAGCCTACACCACCCAGTCTCTGGCCAGTGTTGCCTACCAAATCAATGCCTTAGCAAACAATgtgttgcagctgctggacaTCCAGGCCTCGCAGCTGCGCCGCATGGAATCCTCCATCAACCACATCTCCCAG ACTGTGGACATTCACAAGGAGAAAGTAGCACGTCGAGAAATTGGCATCCTGACCACAAATAAGAACACTTCCCGAACTCACAAGATCATTGCCCCGGGAAACATGGAGCGGCCGGTGCGCTACATCCGGAAACCCATCGACTACACCCTGCTGGATGATGTGGGACACGGTGTCAAA CAACATGGAAACAATGCAGCAGGCCGAGGAGGGACCATTTCCAGAACTAACCCACCCTCGCAGAAACCTCCTAGCCCTCCAATGGCAGGTCGTGGCACACTTGG ACGTAACACTCCCTACAAGACATTGGAGCCTGTTAAGCCTCCAGTGGTGCCTAACGACTACATGACGAGCCCAGCCAGACTGGGCAACCAGAACAGTCCTGCACGCACAGCTTCGCTCAACCAGAGGCCAAGGACGCACAG TGGCAGCAGTGGTGGGAGCGGTGGCAGGGAGAACAGTGGAGGCAGTGGAGTCGGCATTCCTCTTGCAGTTCCCACCCCGTCTCCTCCCAGTATGGGACAAG TGGTCACATCCTCAGCTGCTGTGCCTCAGGGCCCCGGCTTGGGCCCCATCCCAATGTCCCAGTTTGGTACCATCTCCCGTCAGATTTCCCGCCACAACTCATCTACGACCTCCTCTGCCTCCATGGTGTCAGCCACCGGCACTTACCGCCGGGCCCCCTCTGTTTCCTCCCAGCAGCCGCACATCAACGGGGGTCCAGCGTTCTCACAGAACTCAG TGTCTGTggctcctccacctcctcctcctgtggTCCAGCTGACCCCTCAGATCCCTCTGACTGGCTTTGTGGCCAGAATGCAGGAGAGCA TAACAGACAGCCCAGCGCCGCCGCCTCCCCCTCCTCCAGAGGACGTGGGTGTGTTTGAGGATCCCGCCCCGcccccacctcctccacctgttGACTACGAGGAGGAAGACGCTGCTGTGGTCCACTATAGTGATCCCTACGCTGATGGAGACCCCCACTGGGCCCCCAAGGCGTACTTAGAGAAAG ttGTGGCCATCTACGACTACACGAAGGATAAGGAGGACGAGCTGTCCTTCATGGAAGGAGCCATCATTTACATCATTAAAAAGAACGACGACGGCTGGTTTGAAGGCGTCTGCAACGGCGTCACGGGACTTTTTCCTGGAAACTACGTCGAATCAATCATGCACTATGCCGactaa